In Hippoglossus stenolepis isolate QCI-W04-F060 chromosome 5, HSTE1.2, whole genome shotgun sequence, one genomic interval encodes:
- the blm gene encoding Bloom syndrome protein homolog isoform X1 — protein MSGLPQNNLEEQLARHSTAAQSRLSLAKPKPGAFSFKKKFSSGTTKEEVSTKVISTNGLANRNVNVPKNSVVTKSLLAFSNKLEGPQKSKINNFFPVSSKSKSESISPAGTCAPAAQTPPALSGIKSTTAPTIHNSQFPSENSTSTSLDASLGFQLDDWDDIDDFETPAKGKNDSFNSEISGNSTKPVSPPNGGKNEFTKKLNLNDSVMTPDLGSSFSKKNGLSRSEQSCLETKELEHSVNKTADSPGLSFYQDPDELFPDDSEIKMPRRRHRAHLKSVMSDSEDDNNVVSEPLKERKDDEKTLVDPVVIELDDKSEPDDDQDYIPPSPIPYTSTILEIRSKTADDESRDSQVYTKRPVATLHKPSDLHSKDKTNEQLFSIMESICSLVDSIPEHELIGLSYGSELLLKRAQRKRILATGGDALFRMQQPDSTVISETSLKENSSVGCYTSSVMSSSSSAHVDIKKPLHIRRSPAISVDYDSDLSDSIINVEPLHSKDNGKLHVENNGACDSPSNHSLTKPSFNSSKKVSTDLDGSDLFFSPAKPQTVVKNKSNTAAVTAADNIEADDFYFDDFDIDDFNDSDIPDYFDEASTSSVTGKNSSAVSTTVKEGGPSKSTWDKRPTTPASAAKPSKIRSPEPDFRNPAHDRFRGFNFSYSPEMMKIFHKRFGLHQFRFNQLEAINATLQGEDTFILMPTGGGKSLCYQLPACVSSGVSIVISPLKSLIVDQVQKLTTLDIPATSLSGGKSDSEVGKIYMQLSRKDPIVKLLYVTPEKISASNKLVSTLHNLYERGLLTRFVIDEAHCVSQWGHDFRPDYKKLHELRQKFPNVPMMALTATATPRVQKDILNQLNMSRPQVFTMSFNRTNLKYAVLPKKPKKVDEDCINWIKKHYPRDSGIVYCLSRNDCDAMAQSLQRAGILGLAYHAGLSDGDREYVQSKWINQDGCQVICATIAFGMGIDKPDVRYVIHASLPKSVEGYYQESGRAGRDGEISHCVLFYSYTDVQRIKRIISMDREGDRHAKATHFNNLHSMVHFCENMMECRRIQLLAYFGELNFNKGFCKDHPDVSCDNCSKPNQYKIRNVTEDVKKIVRFAQENCENVGAKFGKTAKQNRLTLNMLVDIFLGSKTAKVQTGMFGMGGAYTRHNADRLFKKLVLDNVLVEDLYIVFNGQAVSYISAGTKAMSVLSGHMQVEFYETESVSSSRKLKAAVTKNVSQREEMVQKCLKELTDLCKQLGKAFGIHYFNIFSTATLKKISEKLSSDAEVLLQIDGVTEDKLEKYGAEVIQLLQKYSEWQQPEEQTAVGEDEWIDTTRGRANTDYDDEDDTESSTYFRNQSSQGQKRKKAPFFKYSKKRKAYGNANSNAKGNGYNSNKSWSSSSSRGGAKAAGRGSRSSAGDAPSERRPGFLSVPTPQSRQRPFLKPTFSHMG, from the exons ATGTCTGGTCTTCCACAAAACaacctggaggagcagctggcgAGGCACAGCACCGCTGCTCAGAGCAGGCTGTCTCTGGCCAAACCCAAACCCGG GGCCTTTTCTTTCAAAAAGAAGTTCTCGTCAGGCACGACAAAGGAGGAAGTTTCGACCAAGGTAATCAGCACAAATGGTTTGGCAAACAGGAATGTCAATGTCCCTAAGAACAGTGTGGTGACTAAATCTCTTTTGGCATTTTCAAACAAGCTTGAGGGACCTCAAAAGTCCAAAATCAACAACTTCTTCCCTGTAAGTTCAAAAAGCAAGTCAGAATCCATCAGCCCAGCAGGTACAtgtgctcctgctgctcagACTCCTCCAGCACTGTCTGGTATTAAGTCGactacagctccaactataCATAACAGCCAGTTTCCTAGTGAAAACAGCACATCCACGAGTCTGGATGCATCTCTTGGATTTCAACTGGACGACTGGGATGATATTGATGACTTTGAAACTCCTGCCAAAGGAAAAAATGACTCATTCAATTCAGAAATATCAGGGAACAGCACCAAGCCAGTCTCGCCTCCTAATGgaggaaaaaatgaattcaCAAAGAAACTAAACCTTAATGACTCTGTTATGACACCAGACTTAGGCAGCTCATTCTCCAAAAAGAATGGCCTCTCCAGAAGTGAACAGTCTTGTCTGGAAACAAAGGAATTGGAACACAGTGTCAACAAAACAGCAGATTCACCAGGACTTAGTTTTTATCAGGACCCAGACGAGTTGTTCCCGGATGATTCTGAAATTAAAATGCCCAGAAGACGTCATCGTGCTCATCTGAAGTCTGTGATGAGTGATAGTGAGGATGACAACAATGTTGTGTCCGAGCCtctaaaagaaagaaagg atGATGAGAAAACACTGGTTGACCCTGTAGTAATAGAGCTCGATGACAAATCAGAGCCTGATGATGACCAGGACTACATCCCCCCTTCACCAATCCCTTATACGTCTACTATATTGGAGATACG ATCCAAAACGGCTGATGATGAAAGCAGGGACAGTCAAGTGTACACCAAGAGACCCGTCGCAACTCTGCATAAACCCTCTGATCTCCActcaaaagacaaaacaa ATGAGCAGCTTTTCAGTATCATGGAGTCCATTTGTTCTCTGGTTGATTCCATCCCGGAACATGAACTAATAGGTCTGTCTTATGGAAGTGAGCTTTTACTGAAGAGGGCTCAAAG GAAGAGAATTCTTGCAACTGGTGGTGATGCTCTGTTCAGGATGCAGCAGCCAGACAGCACAGTGATTTCTGAAACCAGCTTAAAGGAAAACTCCTCTGTTGGTTGTTATACGTCTAGTGTCATGTCTTCTAGCAGCTCTGCCCATGTGGACATTAAAAAACCTCTTCACATCAGGAGATCTCCAGCAATCTCGGTGGACTATGactctgatctctctgacaGTATTATTAATGTGGAGCCCTTGCACAGTAAAGACAATGGGAAATTACATGTGGAGAATAATGGTGCGTGTGACTCTCCATCAAATCACAGCCTCACAAAACCATCTTTTAATTCCTCAAAGAAAGTGAGCACAGACCTGGACGGCTCAGATCTCTTCTTCTCGCCCGCGAAGCCACAGACtgttgtgaaaaacaaatcaaatacagCCGCAGTCACAGCTGCAGACAACATAGAAGCAGAcgacttttactttgatgacTTCGACATAGATGACTTCAATGACTCGGATATCCCTGATTACTTTGATGAAGCCTCAACTTCTTCAGTGACTGGAAAAAACTCCAGCGCTGTGTCTACTACAGTGAAAGAGGGAGGACCGAGCAAGTCTACGTGGGATAAGAGACCGACAACACCTGCGTCTGCAGCCAAACCTTCAAAGATCCGCTCCCCCG AGCCCGACTTCAGAAACCCAGCCCATGATCGATTCAGAGGATTCAACTTCTCCTACTCACCGGAAATGATGAAGATCTTTCACAAGCGCTTTGGTCTTCATCAATTCAGGTTCAATCAACTAGAAGCGATTAATGCAACGCTTCAGGGAGAAGACACATTTATTCTGATGCCCACAG GTGGTGGAAAGAGCTTGTGTTACCAGCTGCCAGCCTGCGTGTCATCAGGCGTCTCTATCGTCATCTCGCCTCTGAAATCACTCATTGTCGACCAGGTGCAGAAACTCACTACACTGGAT ATTCCAGCTACAAGTCTGTCTGGTGGTAAAAGTGACAGTGAAGTAGGGAAGATTTATATGCAGCTCTCCAGGAAAGACCCCATCGTTAAACTGCTCTATGTTACACCTGAAAAG ATCAGCGCAAGTAACAAGCTTGTCTCTACCCTGCATAACCTGTACGAGCGAGGCCTGTTGACCCGCTTTGTCATAGATGAGGCTCACTGCGTCAGTCAG tgGGGCCACGATTTCCGTCCAGACTACAAGAAGTTGCATGAACTGCGACAGAAGTTCCCCAACGTGCCCATGATGGCTCTGACAGCCACTGCCACCCCTCGCGTCCAGAAAGATATCCTCAACCAGCTGAATATGTCTCGGCCGCAGGT GTTTACCATGAGTTTCAACCGAACAAACTTGAAGTATGCTGTGTTGCCCAAGAAACCCAAAAAGGTGGACGAGGACTGCATCAACTGGATCAAGAAGCACTACCCAC GTGACTCTGGCATTGTGTACTGCCTGTCCCGTAATGACTGTGATGCCATGGCACAGAGTCTCCAGAGAGCGGGGATATTAGGTCTGGCATATCACGCGGGCCTGAGTGACGGTGACAGAGAGTATGTGCAGAGCAAGTGGATCAATCAGGATGGCTGCCAG GTCATCTGTGCCACCATTGCCTTCGGCATGGGCATTGACAAGCCTGATGTGCGCTATGTGATCCACGCCAGTCTGCCGAAATCAGTGGAGGGTTACTACCAGGAGTCGGGACGAGCCGGCAGAGACGGAGAGATCTCTCACTGTGTTCTGTTCTACTCCTACACTGACGTGCAGCGCATCAAGAGGATCATCAGCA TGGACAGAGAAGGTGACAGACATGCCAAAGCGACTCATTTCAACAACCTACACAGCATGGTGCACTTCTGCGAGAACATGATGGAGTGTAGAAGAATTCAGCTGCTCGCTTACTTTGGAGAGCTCAACTTCAACAAAGGCTTCTGTAAAGACCACCCTGACGTCAGTTGTGACAACTGTTCAAAACCCAAT CAATACAAGATAAGAAATGTTACCGAAGATGTGAAAAAGATTGTGAGGTTCGCCCAGGAGAACTGCGAGAACGTCGGAGCGAAGTTTGGCAAAACTGCTAAGCAGAACCGGCTGACGCTGAACATGCTCGTGGATATCTTCCTAG GATCTAAAACTGCAAAGGTACAGACAGGAATGTTTGGGATGGGAGGAGCCTACACCAGACACAATGCTGACCGTCTCTTCAAAAAACTGGTTCTGGATAACGTTCTGGTCGAGGACCTGTACATTGTGTTCAATGGTCAAGCTGTGTCTTACATCTCTGCTGGAACAAAAGCCATGAGCGTGCTGTCGGGACACATGCAG GTGGAGTTCTATGAGACAGAGAGTGTGTCAAGCAGCAGGAAACTAAAAGCTGCAGTGACCAAGAACGTTTctcagagagaagagatggttcaaaagtgtctgaaggagctgACGGATTTATGCAAGCAGCTCGGGAAAGCGTTTGGCATTCACTATTTCAACATCTTCTCCACTGCCACCTTGAAAAAGATATCTG AGAAGCTTTCCTCTGACGCTGAAGTCCTCCTGCAGATCGATGGAGTGACAGAGGACAAACTGGAGAAGTATGGGGCCGAAGTCATTCAGCTCCTACAGAAATACTCTGAGTGGCAGCAACCTG
- the blm gene encoding Bloom syndrome protein homolog isoform X2 — protein MSGLPQNNLEEQLARHSTAAQSRLSLAKPKPGAFSFKKKFSSGTTKEEVSTKLEGPQKSKINNFFPVSSKSKSESISPAGTCAPAAQTPPALSGIKSTTAPTIHNSQFPSENSTSTSLDASLGFQLDDWDDIDDFETPAKGKNDSFNSEISGNSTKPVSPPNGGKNEFTKKLNLNDSVMTPDLGSSFSKKNGLSRSEQSCLETKELEHSVNKTADSPGLSFYQDPDELFPDDSEIKMPRRRHRAHLKSVMSDSEDDNNVVSEPLKERKDDEKTLVDPVVIELDDKSEPDDDQDYIPPSPIPYTSTILEIRSKTADDESRDSQVYTKRPVATLHKPSDLHSKDKTNEQLFSIMESICSLVDSIPEHELIGLSYGSELLLKRAQRKRILATGGDALFRMQQPDSTVISETSLKENSSVGCYTSSVMSSSSSAHVDIKKPLHIRRSPAISVDYDSDLSDSIINVEPLHSKDNGKLHVENNGACDSPSNHSLTKPSFNSSKKVSTDLDGSDLFFSPAKPQTVVKNKSNTAAVTAADNIEADDFYFDDFDIDDFNDSDIPDYFDEASTSSVTGKNSSAVSTTVKEGGPSKSTWDKRPTTPASAAKPSKIRSPEPDFRNPAHDRFRGFNFSYSPEMMKIFHKRFGLHQFRFNQLEAINATLQGEDTFILMPTGGGKSLCYQLPACVSSGVSIVISPLKSLIVDQVQKLTTLDIPATSLSGGKSDSEVGKIYMQLSRKDPIVKLLYVTPEKISASNKLVSTLHNLYERGLLTRFVIDEAHCVSQWGHDFRPDYKKLHELRQKFPNVPMMALTATATPRVQKDILNQLNMSRPQVFTMSFNRTNLKYAVLPKKPKKVDEDCINWIKKHYPRDSGIVYCLSRNDCDAMAQSLQRAGILGLAYHAGLSDGDREYVQSKWINQDGCQVICATIAFGMGIDKPDVRYVIHASLPKSVEGYYQESGRAGRDGEISHCVLFYSYTDVQRIKRIISMDREGDRHAKATHFNNLHSMVHFCENMMECRRIQLLAYFGELNFNKGFCKDHPDVSCDNCSKPNQYKIRNVTEDVKKIVRFAQENCENVGAKFGKTAKQNRLTLNMLVDIFLGSKTAKVQTGMFGMGGAYTRHNADRLFKKLVLDNVLVEDLYIVFNGQAVSYISAGTKAMSVLSGHMQVEFYETESVSSSRKLKAAVTKNVSQREEMVQKCLKELTDLCKQLGKAFGIHYFNIFSTATLKKISEKLSSDAEVLLQIDGVTEDKLEKYGAEVIQLLQKYSEWQQPEEQTAVGEDEWIDTTRGRANTDYDDEDDTESSTYFRNQSSQGQKRKKAPFFKYSKKRKAYGNANSNAKGNGYNSNKSWSSSSSRGGAKAAGRGSRSSAGDAPSERRPGFLSVPTPQSRQRPFLKPTFSHMG, from the exons ATGTCTGGTCTTCCACAAAACaacctggaggagcagctggcgAGGCACAGCACCGCTGCTCAGAGCAGGCTGTCTCTGGCCAAACCCAAACCCGG GGCCTTTTCTTTCAAAAAGAAGTTCTCGTCAGGCACGACAAAGGAGGAAGTTTCGACCAAG CTTGAGGGACCTCAAAAGTCCAAAATCAACAACTTCTTCCCTGTAAGTTCAAAAAGCAAGTCAGAATCCATCAGCCCAGCAGGTACAtgtgctcctgctgctcagACTCCTCCAGCACTGTCTGGTATTAAGTCGactacagctccaactataCATAACAGCCAGTTTCCTAGTGAAAACAGCACATCCACGAGTCTGGATGCATCTCTTGGATTTCAACTGGACGACTGGGATGATATTGATGACTTTGAAACTCCTGCCAAAGGAAAAAATGACTCATTCAATTCAGAAATATCAGGGAACAGCACCAAGCCAGTCTCGCCTCCTAATGgaggaaaaaatgaattcaCAAAGAAACTAAACCTTAATGACTCTGTTATGACACCAGACTTAGGCAGCTCATTCTCCAAAAAGAATGGCCTCTCCAGAAGTGAACAGTCTTGTCTGGAAACAAAGGAATTGGAACACAGTGTCAACAAAACAGCAGATTCACCAGGACTTAGTTTTTATCAGGACCCAGACGAGTTGTTCCCGGATGATTCTGAAATTAAAATGCCCAGAAGACGTCATCGTGCTCATCTGAAGTCTGTGATGAGTGATAGTGAGGATGACAACAATGTTGTGTCCGAGCCtctaaaagaaagaaagg atGATGAGAAAACACTGGTTGACCCTGTAGTAATAGAGCTCGATGACAAATCAGAGCCTGATGATGACCAGGACTACATCCCCCCTTCACCAATCCCTTATACGTCTACTATATTGGAGATACG ATCCAAAACGGCTGATGATGAAAGCAGGGACAGTCAAGTGTACACCAAGAGACCCGTCGCAACTCTGCATAAACCCTCTGATCTCCActcaaaagacaaaacaa ATGAGCAGCTTTTCAGTATCATGGAGTCCATTTGTTCTCTGGTTGATTCCATCCCGGAACATGAACTAATAGGTCTGTCTTATGGAAGTGAGCTTTTACTGAAGAGGGCTCAAAG GAAGAGAATTCTTGCAACTGGTGGTGATGCTCTGTTCAGGATGCAGCAGCCAGACAGCACAGTGATTTCTGAAACCAGCTTAAAGGAAAACTCCTCTGTTGGTTGTTATACGTCTAGTGTCATGTCTTCTAGCAGCTCTGCCCATGTGGACATTAAAAAACCTCTTCACATCAGGAGATCTCCAGCAATCTCGGTGGACTATGactctgatctctctgacaGTATTATTAATGTGGAGCCCTTGCACAGTAAAGACAATGGGAAATTACATGTGGAGAATAATGGTGCGTGTGACTCTCCATCAAATCACAGCCTCACAAAACCATCTTTTAATTCCTCAAAGAAAGTGAGCACAGACCTGGACGGCTCAGATCTCTTCTTCTCGCCCGCGAAGCCACAGACtgttgtgaaaaacaaatcaaatacagCCGCAGTCACAGCTGCAGACAACATAGAAGCAGAcgacttttactttgatgacTTCGACATAGATGACTTCAATGACTCGGATATCCCTGATTACTTTGATGAAGCCTCAACTTCTTCAGTGACTGGAAAAAACTCCAGCGCTGTGTCTACTACAGTGAAAGAGGGAGGACCGAGCAAGTCTACGTGGGATAAGAGACCGACAACACCTGCGTCTGCAGCCAAACCTTCAAAGATCCGCTCCCCCG AGCCCGACTTCAGAAACCCAGCCCATGATCGATTCAGAGGATTCAACTTCTCCTACTCACCGGAAATGATGAAGATCTTTCACAAGCGCTTTGGTCTTCATCAATTCAGGTTCAATCAACTAGAAGCGATTAATGCAACGCTTCAGGGAGAAGACACATTTATTCTGATGCCCACAG GTGGTGGAAAGAGCTTGTGTTACCAGCTGCCAGCCTGCGTGTCATCAGGCGTCTCTATCGTCATCTCGCCTCTGAAATCACTCATTGTCGACCAGGTGCAGAAACTCACTACACTGGAT ATTCCAGCTACAAGTCTGTCTGGTGGTAAAAGTGACAGTGAAGTAGGGAAGATTTATATGCAGCTCTCCAGGAAAGACCCCATCGTTAAACTGCTCTATGTTACACCTGAAAAG ATCAGCGCAAGTAACAAGCTTGTCTCTACCCTGCATAACCTGTACGAGCGAGGCCTGTTGACCCGCTTTGTCATAGATGAGGCTCACTGCGTCAGTCAG tgGGGCCACGATTTCCGTCCAGACTACAAGAAGTTGCATGAACTGCGACAGAAGTTCCCCAACGTGCCCATGATGGCTCTGACAGCCACTGCCACCCCTCGCGTCCAGAAAGATATCCTCAACCAGCTGAATATGTCTCGGCCGCAGGT GTTTACCATGAGTTTCAACCGAACAAACTTGAAGTATGCTGTGTTGCCCAAGAAACCCAAAAAGGTGGACGAGGACTGCATCAACTGGATCAAGAAGCACTACCCAC GTGACTCTGGCATTGTGTACTGCCTGTCCCGTAATGACTGTGATGCCATGGCACAGAGTCTCCAGAGAGCGGGGATATTAGGTCTGGCATATCACGCGGGCCTGAGTGACGGTGACAGAGAGTATGTGCAGAGCAAGTGGATCAATCAGGATGGCTGCCAG GTCATCTGTGCCACCATTGCCTTCGGCATGGGCATTGACAAGCCTGATGTGCGCTATGTGATCCACGCCAGTCTGCCGAAATCAGTGGAGGGTTACTACCAGGAGTCGGGACGAGCCGGCAGAGACGGAGAGATCTCTCACTGTGTTCTGTTCTACTCCTACACTGACGTGCAGCGCATCAAGAGGATCATCAGCA TGGACAGAGAAGGTGACAGACATGCCAAAGCGACTCATTTCAACAACCTACACAGCATGGTGCACTTCTGCGAGAACATGATGGAGTGTAGAAGAATTCAGCTGCTCGCTTACTTTGGAGAGCTCAACTTCAACAAAGGCTTCTGTAAAGACCACCCTGACGTCAGTTGTGACAACTGTTCAAAACCCAAT CAATACAAGATAAGAAATGTTACCGAAGATGTGAAAAAGATTGTGAGGTTCGCCCAGGAGAACTGCGAGAACGTCGGAGCGAAGTTTGGCAAAACTGCTAAGCAGAACCGGCTGACGCTGAACATGCTCGTGGATATCTTCCTAG GATCTAAAACTGCAAAGGTACAGACAGGAATGTTTGGGATGGGAGGAGCCTACACCAGACACAATGCTGACCGTCTCTTCAAAAAACTGGTTCTGGATAACGTTCTGGTCGAGGACCTGTACATTGTGTTCAATGGTCAAGCTGTGTCTTACATCTCTGCTGGAACAAAAGCCATGAGCGTGCTGTCGGGACACATGCAG GTGGAGTTCTATGAGACAGAGAGTGTGTCAAGCAGCAGGAAACTAAAAGCTGCAGTGACCAAGAACGTTTctcagagagaagagatggttcaaaagtgtctgaaggagctgACGGATTTATGCAAGCAGCTCGGGAAAGCGTTTGGCATTCACTATTTCAACATCTTCTCCACTGCCACCTTGAAAAAGATATCTG AGAAGCTTTCCTCTGACGCTGAAGTCCTCCTGCAGATCGATGGAGTGACAGAGGACAAACTGGAGAAGTATGGGGCCGAAGTCATTCAGCTCCTACAGAAATACTCTGAGTGGCAGCAACCTG